The following coding sequences lie in one Oncorhynchus kisutch isolate 150728-3 linkage group LG17, Okis_V2, whole genome shotgun sequence genomic window:
- the LOC109908074 gene encoding ubiA prenyltransferase domain-containing protein 1-like, which translates to MIVAGTTVDLGSGMAVGQKTSHAETFVLAGSNGHETRHSGLNDIVRNHTSDQQRSGMARVSSDMRNKCAAYVLALRPWSFSASLTPVALGSALAYKLEGSVDLIILMVCAIAVLVVHGAGNLVNTYYDFSKGIDHKKSDDRTLVDEILAPQDVVMFGALLYSLGCLCATLLYFLSTLRMEHLALIYFGGLSSSFLYTGGIGLKYVALGDVVILITFGPLAVMFAHAVQVGYLSVLPLVYAVPLALNTEAILHSNNTRDMDSDKQAGIVTLAILIGPTLSYILFNLLLFFPYVLFCILATHYTISMALPLLTLPMAFPLERQFRSQCYSKIPQKTAKLNLLMGLFYVFGIILAPQGSLPLL; encoded by the exons ATGATTGTTGCTGGCACTACTGTGGACCTTGGCAGCGGTATGGCTGTGGGGCAGAAAACAAGCCACGCTGAGACATTTGTTTTGGCTGGATCGAATGGACATGAGACAAGGCATTCTGGTTTGAATGACATTGTGCGGAACCACACCTCTGACCAGCAAAGGTCAGGGATGGCCAGAGTTTCGTCCGACATGAGGAACAAGTGTGCTGCTTATGTGCTGGCCCTGCGGCCGTGGAGTTTCAGCGCCTCTCTCACACCGGTGGCGCTGGGCAGTGCCCTGGCCTACAAGCTGGAGGGCTCTGTGGACTTGATCATCCTCATGGTGTGTGCCATAGCTGTGCTGGTGGTGCATGGGGCAGGGAACCTGGTTAACACCTACTATGACTTCTCCAAAGGGATCGACCACAAGAAGAGTGATGATAGGACTCTTGTGGATGAGATCCTGGCACCGCAGGATGTTGTCATGTTTGGAGCGCTGCTCTACTCTCTGGGCTGCTTGTGTGCCACACTGCTCTACTTTCTCTCCACATTGAGGATGGAACATCTGGCCCTTATTTATTTTGGAGGGCTCTCAAGTTCTTTCCTGTACACGGGAG GCATTGGTCTTAAGTATGTGGCCCTGGGGGATGTGGTGATCCTGATCACATTTGGCCCCCTGGCAGTCATGTTTGCCCACGCCGTGCAGGTGGGCTACCTGTCAGTCCTGCCCTTGGTCTACGCCGTCCCCCTGGCCCTCAACACTGAGGCCATTCTACACAGCAACAACACCAGAGACATGGACTCTGACAAACAGGCAGGCATCGTCACTCTGGCCATTCTCATTGGGCCCACGCTGTCCTACATCCTCTTCAACCTCCTGCTGTTTTTCCCTTACGTGCTCTTCTGCATCTTGGCCACCCACTACACCATCAGCATGGCCCTGCCCCTGCTCACGCTGCCCATGGCCTTCCCCCTGGAGAGGCAGTTCCGCAGCCAGTGCTATTCCAAGATCCCCCAAAAGACAGCTAAGCTCAACCTCCTGATGGGACTTTTCTATGTCTTTGGAATCATTCTGGCACCTCAAGGCAGCTTACCGCTACTGTGA